Proteins encoded by one window of Anaerosalibacter sp. Marseille-P3206:
- a CDS encoding Eco57I restriction-modification methylase domain-containing protein, producing the protein MAQVSKSTNLILEKLGFINSNKLYYKKEIQNCEELNLHQKKVLNELDPVAFFCLDNKPFILFFEEINNIKEMRLLSTKIWNAQIPIVIFNNNTDIIIYNGSILEENEILKDVESLPISECDETSNFSYWNITDKNFWVEFNKKSPGKDLNQIMLENLEYVTKKLKDGYNIDFATKLILRLIFIRCLIDRGIDIGYNGLTSDTIESRKNLLKIVENKTELYKLFYHLKKRFNGNLFDVDNNENSAELPNEVFIILKEFLSGELEQSSGQFSMLPLYDFNIIPVELISNIYEILLGEDKQKKDKSFYTPPYLVDFILTENIENFVVNNETCKVLDPSCGSGIFLVGSFRKMLDINYSNNGYLSNDNLNKLLIDNIYGVDKNAEAIDVAIFSLYLTILDYTDLKKLNHFRFPNLLGTNLIVADFFDEEMTSILKENKYDFILGNPPWGSIKDEKGRLNKYREKHNYPQQNNEISRDFIIRSAEFMGDSTACCLVITSKILYNAGKQAVNFRKLMLENFKIISVIELSPVRKLLFKKAVGLAAIITFKKTDLDSSDNNIRYTSLKPNVFFKLFNIIVKEKNDTKLVNQRMLLEHDWLWKTLVYGTIHDFEIIRYLEEKYKTINDVIEERGLICGGGIQESGKYKKSSEHLLGRIIIDSKKISSFSIDFKDASIFNKTEIHRPRRPELFEPPYCLIRTGANINNYKMRAVYSEKGFIYRKMTYGVKGNKNDKDTLKNLVGLLNSSFYSYLNLMLGSSIGIWMEIVIFDEVFKFPYLENKALIKKVDEIQECIEKNKLNVEIRQHNDANPLDKLIEELDMLVLEMFELENNNFVDYAINVQIPELTNFNKHNAVKLATKKSMIDYAIIFQEYWTKVLDPAGLEGRIKIYHNVKSRYNIFEMEFIEKANNINGNDIEFIEKPGELKDIFTRFMIHEINDVFYDIKDVINFEDSSFFIIKTNEYKNWHPAIAEMDLAATIDAILFESEEK; encoded by the coding sequence ATGGCACAGGTTTCGAAATCAACAAATTTAATATTAGAAAAGCTAGGATTTATTAATTCGAACAAACTTTACTATAAAAAAGAAATACAAAATTGTGAGGAATTAAATCTTCACCAAAAAAAAGTATTAAATGAATTAGATCCTGTAGCCTTTTTCTGTTTAGATAATAAACCATTTATATTATTTTTTGAAGAAATAAATAATATAAAAGAAATGAGATTATTATCTACAAAAATTTGGAATGCCCAGATACCAATTGTCATCTTTAACAATAATACAGATATTATAATTTATAATGGAAGTATTTTAGAAGAGAATGAAATATTAAAAGATGTAGAAAGTCTTCCTATTAGTGAATGCGATGAAACCTCTAATTTTTCGTATTGGAATATAACTGATAAAAATTTCTGGGTAGAATTTAATAAGAAAAGTCCAGGTAAAGACTTAAATCAAATTATGCTTGAAAACTTAGAATATGTAACTAAAAAGCTAAAGGATGGGTACAATATAGATTTTGCAACGAAACTTATTCTTAGGTTAATTTTCATAAGGTGTTTAATAGATCGTGGAATAGACATTGGCTACAATGGCTTAACATCAGATACCATAGAATCAAGAAAGAATCTACTAAAAATAGTAGAAAACAAAACTGAACTATATAAGTTATTTTATCATTTAAAAAAAAGGTTTAATGGAAACCTATTCGATGTAGATAATAATGAAAATAGTGCAGAACTACCTAATGAAGTATTTATTATTTTAAAAGAATTTTTATCAGGAGAACTAGAGCAAAGTTCTGGCCAATTTTCTATGTTACCACTATACGATTTTAATATAATTCCAGTTGAATTAATAAGTAATATTTATGAAATATTATTAGGGGAGGATAAGCAAAAAAAAGATAAATCATTCTATACACCACCATACCTAGTAGATTTTATATTAACAGAAAACATTGAAAATTTTGTTGTTAATAACGAGACTTGTAAGGTATTGGATCCTTCTTGTGGCTCGGGGATTTTTTTAGTTGGAAGTTTCAGAAAAATGTTAGATATAAATTATTCCAATAATGGATATTTATCAAACGATAATTTAAATAAACTGTTAATTGATAATATATATGGTGTAGATAAAAATGCAGAGGCAATTGATGTTGCAATATTTTCCTTATATTTAACCATTTTGGATTATACCGATCTAAAAAAGTTAAATCATTTTAGATTTCCAAACCTGCTAGGAACAAATTTAATAGTGGCAGACTTTTTTGATGAAGAAATGACCAGTATTTTAAAAGAAAATAAATACGATTTTATATTGGGAAACCCACCCTGGGGCTCTATAAAAGATGAAAAAGGTAGGTTAAATAAATATAGGGAAAAACATAATTATCCACAACAAAACAATGAAATAAGCAGGGATTTTATTATTAGGAGTGCGGAATTTATGGGGGATTCTACAGCTTGTTGTTTAGTAATAACCTCAAAAATATTATATAATGCTGGAAAACAGGCAGTAAATTTTCGAAAATTAATGCTAGAGAATTTTAAAATAATATCAGTAATAGAACTGTCACCTGTGAGAAAGTTGCTTTTTAAAAAGGCAGTTGGACTGGCAGCTATTATAACGTTTAAGAAAACTGATTTAGATTCATCAGATAATAATATAAGATATACATCATTAAAACCTAATGTATTTTTTAAATTATTTAATATTATAGTTAAAGAAAAAAATGACACAAAATTAGTAAATCAACGAATGCTATTAGAGCATGATTGGTTATGGAAAACTTTAGTATATGGAACTATTCATGATTTTGAGATTATTAGGTATCTAGAGGAAAAATATAAAACTATAAATGATGTAATTGAAGAAAGGGGATTAATATGTGGTGGTGGCATACAGGAGAGTGGAAAATATAAAAAGTCTTCAGAACACTTATTAGGTAGAATAATTATAGATTCGAAAAAAATTTCTTCTTTTAGTATAGATTTTAAGGATGCAAGTATTTTTAATAAGACAGAAATTCATAGGCCTAGAAGACCTGAGTTATTCGAACCCCCATATTGTTTAATAAGAACAGGGGCAAATATTAATAATTATAAAATGAGGGCAGTATATTCAGAAAAGGGCTTTATTTATAGAAAAATGACCTATGGTGTGAAAGGTAATAAAAATGATAAGGATACACTTAAAAATTTAGTTGGATTACTGAATTCGTCATTCTACTCGTATTTAAATTTAATGCTGGGGTCTTCAATAGGTATATGGATGGAAATAGTTATATTTGATGAGGTATTCAAATTTCCATATTTAGAAAATAAAGCATTAATAAAAAAAGTAGATGAAATTCAAGAATGTATTGAGAAAAACAAACTAAATGTAGAAATACGCCAACACAATGATGCCAATCCTCTAGATAAACTTATTGAGGAATTAGATATGTTAGTTTTAGAAATGTTTGAATTAGAAAATAATAACTTTGTTGATTATGCAATAAATGTACAGATACCTGAACTTACTAATTTCAATAAGCATAATGCGGTTAAATTGGCAACAAAGAAATCTATGATTGATTATGCTATTATTTTTCAAGAATATTGGACTAAGGTATTAGACCCTGCAGGACTTGAGGGCAGGATTAAAATATATCATAATGTAAAGAGTAGGTATAATATTTTTGAAATGGAATTTATAGAAAAAGCAAATAATATTAATGGAAATGACATCGAATTTATAGAAAAACCAGGGGAACTTAAAGATATTTTCACTAGGTTTATGATTCATGAGATAAATGATGTCTTTTATGATATTAAAGATGTCATAAATTTTGAAGATTCCTCATTTTTCATTATTAAAACAAATGAATATAAAAATTGGCATCCTGCTATTGCTGAAATGGATTTGGCAGCCACAATAGATGCTATATTATTTGAAAGTGAGGAAAAATAA
- a CDS encoding phosphate ABC transporter ATP-binding protein yields MDIIKIKDLSVSYGEKKVLDNLSMNIEKNKITALIGPSGCGKSTLLSTLNLMIEDNGGSFQGEILFKDKDIRSYKKDDIRRMIGMVFQKPTPFPFSIYKNLTYAPIYYGIKDKNQLKNIVESTLKKAGLYEEVKNDLNMKATKLSGGQQQRLCIARALTVEPEVLLLDEPCSALDAKNTAKIEQTLLQFSKDYTIIIVTHNLDQAERIADHIIDVSN; encoded by the coding sequence ATGGATATCATAAAAATAAAGGATTTATCTGTTAGTTATGGAGAGAAGAAAGTGCTTGACAATTTGTCTATGAATATAGAGAAAAATAAGATAACAGCTTTGATAGGTCCATCTGGCTGTGGAAAGTCCACACTTCTTTCAACTTTGAATCTTATGATTGAGGATAATGGTGGGAGTTTTCAAGGAGAGATATTGTTCAAAGACAAGGATATCCGTTCTTACAAAAAAGATGATATAAGAAGAATGATAGGAATGGTATTTCAAAAGCCAACTCCATTTCCATTTTCAATATACAAGAATTTAACCTATGCACCAATATATTATGGAATAAAGGATAAGAATCAGTTAAAAAATATAGTGGAGAGCACCTTAAAAAAGGCAGGCCTCTATGAAGAAGTAAAAAATGATTTGAATATGAAAGCTACCAAGCTTTCAGGAGGGCAACAGCAAAGGCTTTGTATAGCAAGGGCATTGACTGTAGAGCCAGAAGTATTGCTACTAGACGAACCATGTTCTGCACTAGATGCCAAAAATACTGCCAAGATAGAACAAACCCTTTTACAATTTTCCAAAGACTATACTATAATAATAGTAACCCATAATTTAGACCAAGCTGAAAGAATAGCCGACCATATAATTGACGTATCCAACTAA
- a CDS encoding PstA family ABC transporter permease, whose amino-acid sequence MSEKLKDYIFKIWIVLSTLAVVTAVLFILGYIFKNGANTINMEFIFDNPKGMPIGSEGGVFPAIVGSLLLMAIACIFASILAISTAIYTVFYCKSNRIASFIHLIVQCMAGIPSIVLGLFGYTLLVLYLGLGRSLLSAGITLGIMIFPYIEVRVEKTLREVNKFVVDSSYALGVSTGYMIFKLILPLCRTDIVSAILLAGGFAMGASAPIILTGAVIFAPIPKFLSSPVMALPFHLYILTGEGISLEKAYGTALVLIIILLLINIISVVLNLKGKEYR is encoded by the coding sequence ATGAGTGAAAAGTTAAAGGACTATATATTTAAAATATGGATTGTACTAAGTACATTAGCAGTAGTAACTGCGGTTTTATTTATATTGGGATATATTTTCAAGAATGGTGCTAATACCATCAATATGGAATTCATATTTGACAATCCCAAAGGCATGCCTATAGGTTCAGAAGGAGGAGTATTTCCAGCTATTGTGGGGAGCCTACTTCTCATGGCCATAGCTTGCATATTTGCTTCTATATTGGCTATTTCAACTGCTATATATACGGTGTTTTATTGTAAGTCCAATAGGATAGCAAGCTTTATACATTTGATTGTTCAGTGTATGGCTGGTATCCCTTCTATAGTGTTAGGATTGTTTGGATATACATTGTTGGTATTGTATCTAGGATTAGGAAGATCATTATTGTCAGCAGGAATTACTTTGGGTATAATGATATTTCCATATATTGAAGTAAGAGTTGAAAAGACCTTGAGGGAAGTGAACAAGTTTGTAGTAGATTCATCCTATGCATTGGGAGTCTCTACAGGCTATATGATATTTAAATTAATATTGCCTTTGTGTAGAACGGATATTGTTTCTGCTATACTATTGGCTGGAGGATTTGCCATGGGAGCCAGTGCCCCTATAATACTCACTGGAGCGGTGATATTTGCCCCCATACCTAAGTTCTTGTCATCTCCTGTGATGGCACTGCCTTTTCATTTGTATATATTGACAGGAGAGGGAATATCCCTTGAAAAGGCTTATGGGACAGCATTAGTTTTGATTATTATTTTGCTTTTGATAAATATTATATCGGTAGTTTTGAATTTAAAGGGAAAGGAGTACAGGTAG
- the pstC gene encoding phosphate ABC transporter permease subunit PstC yields the protein MKNLKENIFRIIMKTLTAISLLLLAFIVIFIFKESLVFFKEVSIFKFVSGRTWNPLGSPDELSILPIILGTIYVSLIGILIALPIGVGSAVVLSSYTNEKLKRIARSIIDILAGIPSVVYGFVGLLVLVKFFEVKFSFASGESVLAGGVLLSIMMLPFIISTCDESMEKVYRDYIQYSNALGVSKSYMIRKIILPQSRKSILASIVLALGRGMGETMAVMMVIGNAPIMPKLLKKCQTIPSLIALEMGMAEVGSLHYYALFASGFVLIIILLIINTILYFIKKNIDI from the coding sequence ATGAAAAATCTAAAGGAGAATATTTTTAGGATAATAATGAAAACACTAACTGCTATTTCATTATTATTACTTGCCTTTATAGTTATATTTATATTTAAAGAAAGTTTGGTGTTTTTCAAGGAAGTTTCAATTTTTAAGTTTGTCTCAGGAAGAACTTGGAATCCTTTGGGCTCACCAGATGAATTGTCAATATTGCCTATAATATTAGGCACTATATATGTATCATTAATAGGAATTTTGATAGCATTACCTATAGGAGTTGGTAGTGCTGTTGTATTATCTAGCTATACAAATGAAAAGTTGAAAAGAATAGCGAGAAGCATTATAGATATATTGGCTGGCATACCTTCAGTTGTATACGGATTTGTAGGATTATTGGTGTTGGTGAAATTCTTCGAAGTCAAGTTTTCCTTCGCCTCTGGAGAGTCTGTATTGGCAGGAGGAGTTCTACTTTCAATAATGATGCTTCCTTTTATAATATCTACATGTGATGAGTCTATGGAAAAGGTGTATAGAGATTATATTCAGTATTCTAACGCCTTAGGAGTTTCTAAAAGCTATATGATAAGAAAGATAATATTACCTCAAAGTAGGAAGAGTATTTTGGCTAGTATAGTTCTAGCATTAGGTAGAGGAATGGGTGAAACTATGGCAGTTATGATGGTCATAGGAAATGCACCTATTATGCCAAAGCTACTCAAAAAGTGCCAAACTATCCCTTCTCTTATTGCCCTTGAAATGGGAATGGCAGAGGTAGGAAGTCTACACTATTATGCACTATTTGCTTCAGGTTTTGTGCTTATTATTATATTACTCATCATAAATACTATACTGTATTTTATCAAAAAGAACATAGATATTTAA
- a CDS encoding phosphate ABC transporter substrate-binding protein, which translates to MKKRISLLLCIVLMFSIIVTGCGKEEGNSVNEESSVNEESTANEEIKEAGDFKAQMTFNGSSTLAPVMSAIATDFIEEYTTWDKVDSSFPEENIAIYVSAGGSGAGVKAVLEGTSDFGMLAREIKDEEKEKIGDMNAFTLGIDALTISVNPENPLYKKKDDLSSEEIKKIFSGEYKYWDEVDSSLEHKEIVVVIRDLGGGAHEVFQKSIMGDTQVREDAIQAPSMGALVTKVIENKDAIGYASFGMVNQNEGKLIPLKVDGVEPTKENIANGSYKISRPLIVVKKGELTKEQQAFMDIVTSEKGSEIIEKMGFVPVN; encoded by the coding sequence ATGAAAAAACGAATTAGTTTATTATTATGTATTGTTTTGATGTTTTCAATAATTGTTACTGGATGTGGGAAAGAAGAAGGAAATTCAGTAAATGAAGAAAGTTCAGTGAATGAAGAAAGTACAGCTAATGAGGAAATCAAAGAAGCTGGTGATTTCAAAGCTCAAATGACTTTTAACGGTTCATCAACATTAGCGCCTGTTATGTCAGCAATAGCTACAGATTTCATTGAAGAATATACTACTTGGGACAAAGTTGATTCAAGCTTCCCAGAAGAAAATATAGCTATATATGTTTCAGCTGGAGGTTCCGGTGCAGGCGTAAAAGCTGTTTTAGAAGGAACTAGTGATTTTGGTATGTTAGCTAGAGAAATAAAAGATGAAGAAAAAGAAAAAATAGGGGATATGAATGCCTTCACTCTTGGCATTGATGCATTGACTATTTCAGTTAATCCTGAAAATCCACTATATAAGAAAAAAGATGATTTGAGTTCAGAAGAAATAAAGAAGATTTTCTCAGGAGAATATAAATACTGGGACGAAGTAGATAGTAGCCTTGAACACAAAGAAATAGTAGTAGTAATAAGAGACTTAGGCGGTGGAGCTCATGAAGTATTCCAAAAGAGCATCATGGGAGATACTCAAGTGAGAGAAGATGCTATTCAAGCACCATCAATGGGAGCTTTGGTTACTAAAGTAATAGAAAACAAAGATGCAATAGGATATGCTTCATTTGGTATGGTTAATCAAAATGAAGGGAAATTGATCCCACTAAAAGTTGACGGAGTTGAGCCAACAAAAGAAAATATAGCTAATGGCTCATATAAAATCTCAAGACCACTTATAGTTGTTAAGAAAGGTGAATTGACTAAAGAACAACAAGCATTTATGGATATAGTAACATCAGAAAAAGGTTCAGAAATTATTGAAAAGATGGGCTTTGTGCCAGTAAATTAA
- a CDS encoding IS1182 family transposase, giving the protein MLKGKNNQLSIYSILYNKIPENHTLKLINKAIDLSFVTKLLEVSYNKYYGRPAKDPELMIRLLILQYLYNLSDEKLIEECSLNLAFMWFLGINPDDDLPDSSLLSKFRVHRLNDITLDQIITEIVRQCIEKGIIKDTGISIDATHTEANTFKATPERVIKHLAKKIFKTYEEESGELPKNIDKDIPDYKQIENHKEAKKTMKDYLEKEIEKVENIVNQEENPKTIKVLENAKEILKDPKFIEQRGVRSIVDQEARVGHKSKTERFFGYKTEFMMTTDERIITAVTVKSGEYVDGTNFDKLIELTNQTGLKVEEVFGDKAYFRKPILDKIKEIEAKAYIPISEMSYKIDEEIFSYNKDSDEWFCSQGNITIRKKHRKDKSGKETYKYYFEKEKCRNCSKREECKTGKNIGKILEVGINTPEFYGYSQEQKTDGFKEKYKKRACHEGKNGEMKNHHGLNRARGYGLRSMSTQAKLTAIAVNLKRIASILSSKFSFIMKFFRFKLVFY; this is encoded by the coding sequence ATGCTTAAAGGCAAAAATAATCAATTAAGCATCTACTCAATATTATATAATAAAATACCAGAAAATCATACATTAAAATTAATAAATAAAGCTATAGACTTAAGTTTTGTAACGAAACTACTTGAAGTATCATACAACAAATACTATGGAAGGCCAGCTAAGGACCCTGAACTTATGATTAGACTTTTGATATTACAGTACTTGTACAATTTGTCGGATGAAAAGCTAATTGAAGAATGTTCATTAAACTTAGCATTTATGTGGTTTTTAGGAATAAATCCAGATGACGATTTGCCAGATTCAAGTTTACTATCTAAATTTAGAGTACATAGATTAAATGATATAACATTAGATCAAATAATAACTGAAATTGTAAGACAGTGCATAGAAAAAGGAATAATTAAAGATACTGGTATTAGCATAGATGCAACCCATACAGAAGCTAATACTTTCAAAGCTACTCCTGAAAGAGTAATAAAACACTTAGCAAAGAAAATATTTAAAACTTATGAAGAAGAATCAGGAGAACTACCTAAAAATATAGATAAAGATATTCCAGATTACAAACAAATTGAAAATCATAAAGAAGCAAAGAAAACTATGAAGGATTATCTTGAAAAAGAAATTGAAAAAGTTGAAAACATTGTTAATCAAGAGGAAAATCCTAAAACAATAAAAGTTTTGGAAAATGCAAAAGAAATATTAAAAGATCCAAAATTCATAGAACAAAGAGGAGTTAGATCAATAGTTGACCAAGAAGCAAGAGTCGGGCATAAAAGTAAAACAGAACGTTTTTTTGGATATAAAACAGAATTTATGATGACAACTGATGAGAGGATAATAACAGCAGTAACAGTAAAAAGTGGAGAATATGTAGATGGAACAAACTTTGATAAATTAATAGAATTGACTAATCAAACAGGTCTAAAAGTAGAAGAAGTCTTTGGAGATAAAGCATATTTTAGAAAGCCCATATTAGATAAAATAAAGGAAATAGAAGCAAAGGCATATATCCCAATAAGTGAAATGTCATATAAAATAGATGAAGAAATATTTAGTTACAACAAAGATTCAGATGAATGGTTTTGTAGCCAAGGAAACATAACAATAAGAAAAAAACATAGAAAAGACAAAAGCGGAAAAGAGACATATAAATATTACTTTGAAAAGGAAAAGTGCAGGAATTGTAGTAAAAGAGAAGAGTGCAAAACTGGCAAAAATATTGGTAAGATTCTTGAAGTAGGTATAAACACTCCTGAATTTTATGGATACAGCCAAGAACAAAAAACAGATGGATTCAAAGAAAAATACAAAAAAAGAGCTTGCCATGAAGGGAAAAATGGTGAAATGAAAAATCATCATGGATTAAACCGTGCTCGAGGGTACGGTTTAAGAAGCATGTCCACGCAAGCAAAATTAACTGCAATAGCAGTTAATTTAAAGAGGATAGCAAGCATACTATCCTCTAAATTCTCTTTTATTATGAAGTTTTTTAGATTTAAATTGGTATTTTATTAG
- a CDS encoding ABC transporter ATP-binding protein, with amino-acid sequence MQDILVQVNNLSKYFKLNRRDVLKAVDNINFNIYRKETLGIVGESGCGKTTLGRTILGLYKATSGNVLFDGLDVHKANRNEKKEFKKRAQIILQDPYASLNPRMTVADIIAEGIDAQRLYSGQEKTDRIYELLKLVGLNQEHASRFPHEFSGGQRQRIGIARTLAVEPEFIVCDEPISALDVSIQAQIVNLLMGLQKEFGLTYLFIAHDLSMVRHISDRVGVMYLGNLVELASSEELYDNPLHPYTQALISAIPSIDLNNTMSKRRIRMKGEVPSPINPKPGCRFVNRCKYKKDICYKETPKIKEIQKEHFVSCHKL; translated from the coding sequence ATGCAAGATATATTAGTACAGGTCAATAATTTAAGTAAGTATTTTAAGCTCAATAGAAGAGATGTTTTAAAGGCTGTTGATAATATAAATTTCAATATATATAGAAAAGAAACTTTGGGCATAGTTGGAGAGTCAGGTTGTGGAAAAACTACATTAGGTAGGACTATTTTGGGATTGTATAAGGCAACGAGCGGTAATGTATTGTTTGATGGATTGGATGTTCATAAGGCAAATAGAAATGAAAAAAAGGAGTTTAAGAAGAGAGCTCAAATAATACTTCAAGATCCCTATGCATCATTGAATCCAAGAATGACTGTAGCAGATATTATAGCTGAGGGAATAGATGCACAAAGATTATATAGTGGACAGGAAAAAACGGATAGAATCTACGAATTACTTAAATTGGTTGGACTAAACCAAGAACATGCCTCAAGGTTTCCACACGAATTTTCTGGAGGACAGAGACAAAGAATAGGTATAGCGAGAACCTTAGCTGTGGAGCCTGAGTTTATAGTATGCGATGAGCCTATTTCTGCATTAGATGTGTCTATTCAAGCACAAATCGTCAATTTATTGATGGGATTGCAGAAGGAGTTTGGATTGACTTATTTATTTATAGCACATGATTTGTCTATGGTAAGGCATATATCTGATAGGGTTGGGGTTATGTATTTAGGGAATTTAGTAGAACTTGCAAGTAGTGAGGAATTATATGACAATCCATTGCATCCTTATACACAGGCTTTGATATCTGCAATACCTAGTATAGATTTAAATAATACTATGAGTAAGAGGAGGATTAGGATGAAGGGAGAAGTACCAAGTCCTATAAATCCAAAGCCAGGTTGCAGATTTGTAAATCGTTGCAAATATAAAAAGGACATTTGCTATAAGGAAACTCCTAAAATTAAAGAAATTCAAAAAGAACATTTCGTATCTTGCCACAAACTTTAA
- a CDS encoding ABC transporter ATP-binding protein codes for MEEILTVKNLSVSFNTYAGEVKAVRNISFHLNVGETLVVVGESGCGKTVTSKSIVRLLPEDITNINSEAEIIFDNRDILKMNKKELENLRGGDISMIFQDPMTYLNPTMKIGNQIAESLIFHEHMNKKDALDKTVEMLELVKIPNAKKRVTQYPHEFSGGMRQRVMIAIALACNPKILIADEPTTALDVTTQADIMELIGDLQEELNTSVMIITHDLGIAAEVADRIQVMYAGEIIERGTKKEIFENPQHPYTWALLQSVPSLENKNKEKLYSLGGTPPDLLEPPKGCSFSARCEYCMKICEKIKPPVTKISDTQSVSCWLKHSLAPKTEMPESLRRV; via the coding sequence ATGGAAGAAATTTTGACAGTTAAAAATCTAAGTGTTTCATTTAATACATATGCTGGGGAAGTTAAAGCTGTTAGGAATATTAGTTTTCATTTAAATGTAGGAGAAACATTGGTGGTAGTAGGTGAATCTGGATGTGGAAAGACGGTAACATCCAAGTCTATAGTTCGACTTCTTCCAGAAGATATAACTAATATCAATAGTGAGGCTGAGATAATATTTGATAACAGGGATATTTTGAAGATGAATAAAAAGGAGTTGGAAAACTTAAGGGGTGGAGATATATCTATGATATTTCAAGACCCTATGACATATCTTAATCCTACTATGAAGATAGGGAATCAAATTGCAGAGAGCTTAATATTTCATGAACATATGAACAAAAAAGATGCCCTTGATAAAACGGTAGAAATGCTTGAACTAGTGAAAATTCCAAATGCGAAAAAAAGAGTCACTCAATATCCACATGAGTTTTCCGGTGGTATGAGGCAGAGGGTGATGATTGCAATAGCATTGGCTTGCAATCCTAAAATACTTATTGCAGATGAGCCAACAACAGCTTTAGATGTTACGACTCAAGCTGATATTATGGAGTTGATTGGTGATTTGCAAGAGGAACTTAATACCTCTGTTATGATTATAACTCATGATTTGGGTATAGCGGCAGAAGTAGCAGATAGGATACAAGTTATGTATGCTGGAGAGATAATAGAAAGAGGAACGAAGAAGGAGATATTTGAAAACCCACAGCATCCATATACTTGGGCTCTACTTCAATCTGTCCCAAGCTTAGAAAATAAGAACAAAGAAAAATTGTATTCACTTGGTGGTACACCTCCTGATCTGTTGGAACCACCTAAAGGATGTTCATTCTCAGCAAGATGTGAATATTGTATGAAAATATGTGAAAAAATCAAACCACCAGTTACAAAAATAAGTGATACCCAATCAGTGTCTTGCTGGTTAAAACATTCTTTAGCTCCCAAAACAGAAATGCCAGAGAGCTTAAGGAGGGTTTAA
- a CDS encoding ABC transporter permease codes for MESINYAQLELTEDDFEKVDNDDSSKEKILRPSITYWEDVWRRLKKNKVAILAMIILATIFLMCIIGPHLTPYEYNIGDVSNKNQLPSKEHWFGTDKLGRDVFTRVWIGGRVSIIVGLIGAFIDVCVGLLYGGIAGYFGGKVDNIMMRILEILVSVPYLVLVVLVSMIFGKGIRSLIIAMTLTGWCYMARLVRGQILQIKSQDYILAAKALGTSPFKIITKHLIPNTLGVIIVAITFDIPSFIFGEAFLSYIGLGVQSPMTSWGALASDAQQHMAFYPYQLFFPALMISLTMLSFQLLGDGLRDALDPKLRQ; via the coding sequence ATGGAAAGTATTAATTATGCTCAATTAGAGCTTACTGAGGATGATTTTGAAAAAGTAGATAATGACGATTCATCTAAGGAAAAAATCCTAAGACCAAGTATTACATATTGGGAAGATGTATGGAGAAGGCTCAAAAAAAATAAAGTTGCCATATTAGCTATGATAATATTGGCTACGATCTTTTTAATGTGTATAATCGGACCACATTTAACGCCATATGAATACAATATTGGAGATGTATCTAACAAAAATCAATTACCCTCAAAGGAACACTGGTTTGGAACGGACAAACTAGGGCGTGATGTGTTTACTAGGGTATGGATTGGAGGTAGGGTCTCTATTATAGTTGGGCTAATTGGTGCATTTATAGATGTATGTGTAGGCCTACTTTATGGTGGAATTGCAGGATATTTTGGCGGAAAAGTTGATAATATTATGATGAGGATTTTGGAAATATTAGTTAGCGTTCCTTATTTAGTATTGGTTGTTTTGGTTTCGATGATTTTTGGAAAGGGAATACGGTCTTTGATAATAGCCATGACATTGACTGGATGGTGTTATATGGCAAGGCTTGTTAGGGGTCAAATACTGCAAATCAAATCACAGGATTATATTCTGGCTGCCAAAGCTTTGGGGACAAGTCCTTTTAAGATAATAACAAAACATCTTATTCCAAACACATTGGGGGTAATAATTGTTGCGATTACATTTGATATCCCTTCTTTTATATTTGGGGAGGCATTTTTGTCTTATATTGGATTGGGAGTTCAGTCTCCAATGACAAGTTGGGGAGCATTGGCTTCAGATGCACAGCAACATATGGCGTTTTATCCCTATCAATTGTTTTTCCCAGCTCTTATGATAAGTCTTACTATGTTATCATTTCAACTTCTAGGAGATGGATTAAGGGATGCATTAGATCCAAAACTTAGACAATGA